A single region of the Candidatus Woesearchaeota archaeon genome encodes:
- a CDS encoding glycosyltransferase family 4 protein, translating into MRVIILNYEYPPLGGGAANATKYILKEFSKYENLEIDLITSSTNKFKVEKISRNITIHYLNINKKNKNIHTQSNKDLLIYSLKAYFYTIKLRIKKKYDFIHAFFGIPGGFIAMLQFKPYIVSLRGSDVPFYSKKYELLDKLFFKWLSKVIWFFARDVISNSKGLKELAKKTSKKQKIGIIYNGIDTTEFITKKQNENKQTNTKNKKLKILCVGRLIERKGYKYLIDAIEPIKDKIRIDFIGEGPSKGELKKKSIGLNIKFLGIIEHDKLSKIYPNYDIFILPSFNEGMSNTVLEAMAAGLGIIVTDTGGTSELIKNNGFIVKTANSKEITKAIQKYLNDKNVLKIHSKKSRELAEKMSWETVAKKYYEYYEKIN; encoded by the coding sequence ATGAGAGTTATAATTTTAAATTATGAATATCCTCCACTTGGAGGAGGAGCTGCAAATGCTACAAAATATATACTCAAAGAATTCTCAAAATATGAAAATCTTGAAATAGATTTAATAACTTCATCAACAAACAAATTCAAGGTAGAAAAAATATCTAGAAATATTACGATTCATTATTTAAATATCAATAAAAAAAATAAAAACATACATACTCAATCAAATAAAGATTTACTTATTTATTCTCTTAAAGCATATTTTTACACAATCAAACTAAGAATTAAAAAAAAATATGATTTTATCCATGCATTTTTCGGAATTCCAGGAGGATTCATAGCAATGTTACAATTCAAACCATACATAGTAAGTCTTAGGGGAAGTGATGTTCCATTTTATTCAAAAAAATATGAATTATTAGATAAACTATTTTTCAAATGGTTAAGTAAAGTAATATGGTTCTTTGCAAGAGATGTTATCTCAAACTCTAAAGGTCTAAAAGAACTTGCAAAAAAAACATCTAAAAAACAAAAAATTGGAATAATCTACAACGGAATAGACACAACTGAATTTATTACAAAAAAACAAAACGAAAATAAACAAACAAATACCAAAAATAAGAAACTAAAAATACTATGTGTTGGAAGATTAATAGAGAGAAAGGGATACAAATATTTAATTGATGCAATCGAACCAATTAAAGACAAAATTAGAATAGATTTTATTGGAGAGGGACCTAGCAAAGGAGAACTTAAAAAAAAGTCCATAGGACTCAATATAAAATTCTTAGGAATAATAGAACATGATAAACTTTCAAAAATATATCCAAACTATGATATATTCATTTTACCTTCATTTAATGAAGGAATGAGTAATACTGTTCTTGAAGCTATGGCTGCAGGTCTTGGAATAATAGTTACAGACACAGGTGGGACTTCTGAACTTATAAAAAATAATGGTTTCATAGTCAAAACTGCAAATTCTAAAGAAATAACTAAAGCAATTCAAAAATATTTAAATGATAAAAATGTATTAAAAATCCACTCTAAAAAATCAAGAGAACTTGCAGAAAAAATGAGCTGGGAAACTGTTGCTAAAAAATATTATGAATATTATGAGAAAATTAACTAA